The Lathyrus oleraceus cultivar Zhongwan6 chromosome 5, CAAS_Psat_ZW6_1.0, whole genome shotgun sequence genome includes the window AGTATCCTTTATACTCTATTTTTTTAATCAATATTGcttataaaaaaattatatggAAAAACTTTAGCAATACTATTATCTTAACACTAATATAGTAGTTTACTTAGACTAATTAATTCGATTTTTTCTAGCCTATTATAATTGTTGTCATGGTAAAATATCTATCATAGCCATGAATCAAAACTAAAACGTTTGATTAATGTCTCATCATCCCACGTACGAACGTGCAATGATACCCTTGCATTCCAAGGCAAAAAGGAATAGCTGTGTTCTCattattatcatcatcatcattccATATTAATAAAAAACTTTAAAAGTTGTGTGCCAAAGTTGTCTTTCTAACCATAAAGCAATGCTTGAAACCAAAAGTTCTAACAAGTTGTCAATAGAGGTTTTGACACAAATTAAAATAAGATTCTTTGCTTCCTCTAAAGACTACTTGTAAAACACATTTTATCTTGCTTCTTTGCATGTCCTATTCACCTTTTATAAATATGGAGAATGAATAACTACACTGCCCATCTATCTTCAATCACATTACTATAAGAGAAAGACATTTCAACTCATTTTTCAAGTTTCAAGAAATGGAAAATAGGCTAAACCAAAGAAGGTAACTATGTCGTtgaagttttttttttataattatttaaaTCGTTAGATAAAGATCAAATGACTCGCATCGCATCGTAACTTTAACAAATTAGAAACTCAAAATTTTGACGGTTAGTCAAGATTAGAAAAACCATTGATATACATTctttttatttgattttcatATAATGTAAAAATAGTTTTTTAGTTTGCTACTAATAACACATTATTGACTATACTAACAAAAAGTCACTTTTGTGTTATTCTAGAGTGTCATTTTCTAGTCCACAATCAAATAAACAAACAGGAGATGATGAATTTGAAACTGCAGTAGCAGCTGCTGCATTTTCTATTTATTCATTAGAAGAAGCAGGGATACTTGATTTGAAGAAAATAAGAGATAGTCAAAAGTTTTCAAAGAACCAATCTATGAGAGGAAAAGAGGAGAATATACCAAAGCAACCAAGTTATGGTAAATAGACATTTACTTAACTATATCATATATTTTTGCTAAAAATATTAATGGAAAGTTACTCTCACCTCTCCCTTGAGTTTGTTAAAATGACAGAGACATTCATCTAATTTTAAAATATGCACTAATCCGTCataaatttatatataataaCATTAATTTTTAGTGACGTTAGACAAATATCATCTATCCTTACAATTTTTGACTATCATTAAAAATATCCGTCAATATATGTAAATTTAGAGAAgattaatatatattttaaacTATAAAACATGTCGATATCATTTTAATAGATCTCAACGGGGTAATTTCTCAAAATTATTTATGTGGGTCCCACCTAGGTGAAACTTCAATGAAAATGGCATTTAGACAAGAAACAAGGACAAGAGAAGGTGCTTTACCCCTTAGAAGTTCTAGTGGTATATCCCCAATTGGAGGGTATCAAAAGCAAAAAGGGATTATAATACATAACAAAAATGATAAGGCAAAAGCAGAAGCTTGGGAAAAGGCTAAGATCCAAAAGATTCAAAAGAGGTAATAGTTGTTAAAGTGATAGATATATAGAGTCAACAAATATAGATTTAGTATATTCTTGACAATCAAGAAAATTCAGGTATGAGAAGATGAAGCTCCAAATCCTTTCTTGGGAAGGTGAGAAAAGAATCCAAGCCAAAATCCAAATGGAAAGGAAAAAGGTTAGCATTGAAATTGTTGGATTTCTACTTTTAAATTTCTATGAACACATGATAcaatttttatttaattatagAACGAATTGGATCACCAAAGAGAAAATGTAATAGAACATTACAAGAGAAAGATAGCAAGGTTAGATATGATTGGACAAAGAGCAATTAAGGAGTTGGAAGatgaaagaagaaaagaagagTTGAAAGTCAAAGAAAAAGCTAACAAAATCAGAAAAACAGGCAGGATGCCTGTCACATGTTTCTGTTTCAAGTCTCTCAAATTTCATATTTAAGGTCAATTCAAATTGTTATGGTTGTAAGACATGGGTTATGAGTTATTCAATAAATTGAACTTATAATATTATGAACTAATTCACATTATGCTCTGAACATTATAGAGTTTTTACCACCTTTAAGTATTATGAACTAATCAACATTATCCTCTGAATATTATAGAGTTCTTACCACCTTTAAGTAAAGGTTGAAGAGTTGAATCAATCCTATAATATCATAATGGAATTTTTTAATGCACCTCATAAGTTTTGTTTAGTTACAATgcaaaaatatttaaatatttttaaattttggagatgcatctccagacgCATCAAATTCTGATTGAACATTAAAATAttctagagatgcatcttcgtTTATTTTACGGAGTTACATTTCCGTAACGTATCAGAACATCATGTTTcatattatattttatttacgCGTATTCAGATGAAGATTTATAAGTGTTATGTACCACATTATGTGAAGAGATATAAACCATACAATCGATATACAAACAATGTCGTGCATAAATTCAGATGGTCCAAAAATGCCATATATAAATAAGAGACCAATAAATGGAAAAAATATCGAGAACAACGATAAAGTAAAATGATGTCAAAATAGAATTCAATCCATAGTACTACTACTATATACTAATGCACTATTGTGTATGTCGGACTACATCGCATCTGCATCCTCGGCCATCAATCCCCCCGTCCTCTGGCGTTGTCTCCGGTACATCAATGTCCATCGTGCCTCCTTCATGATGGCATCTAGACCTTCCTCACACCAGATCCATCAGGAAACATACATTTGTCAATGTGTGCTTGCGCAATCTCCACAATGCGACGACATCTAGGCAAGACATCCCCATCATGATCTGACAATGTCTGCTCATCCTCTAGTATCTCCTAATGATTTGGTCTAGGTGGGTCTCCTATAGCAGTCTACACCATATACGAATGTGACACTCTGAAGAACCACCTGATATATCCTTTCACGTAGCTCAATTCGCTCGGGGTTACGGTACTCCGTGTCTCCTCTGGAACCAAATGACTCTCATAATCATTAAACATGTCATTCATTTGTCTACATGTCAAAACAAGAGGAACAAATACAACTAGGTGTATGGGGATGGTTTGAGTGTATCCGAATTACCGTATGACACGCTCGGCCAGATGAGGAGCAGTGAGACTTGATACGCATGCCAATCATCTAGAGTATAACACTATCTCGTCAAATGATCGTGTCTCATGGTGATCGACATAGTTGTTGAAGTGCATGTTCTCAGTAACTAAGCGACCAAGATACACTACGGACGACTCAGTTGCCTGATTCCCTCTGAGCGGGGGAAATGAAATAGCACACGACATATCCTCAGAGTAAGTCAGTACACTTTCCCAACCCGAGATATGTGGGAAGTGTTGGAGGATCCAAGCTTGAAAAGTTTGGAATCCACGAATCATAAGTAATGGCGTTATAAAGAAGAAATGAAAATGACACAAAAAGATTAAAATATCAATAAATATTATCGTCAGTAGTGTGATGCTTCCTGTGACTTGCTTCGTCTTCCACCTACAATCCTCTGATAACTTCGAGTACAGGTAGACCAAACAAGTGACATCCCAGTTGTACTAATGGATCCGTTCAAAATCCTCGAAGTAACGTAAGTAGATGAAGTGTGTATAAGTGGCACTTTTGTCCATAAAAATCACAATACCAACAAAATATAGTAGGTATGCTCTCATAGCATGCGCTCTGTGGAGCCCCATTTGCTCGACATCACCTATAGTATGATGTGCTCTCTGGATCTCATATGTATATATTTTCTTCAGGTATTCAAAACTAGCATGAGCCCCCTGGTCCTATCCAACTCCTCCTTCGCCTCCGCTGGACAATGATGAATTCTTGACAAGTGTATCGATAGTGTCCtagtaataaaaagatcgaacCCACAAGAATTTTGTTCGAACAAGTCAACAAGTGTGCAATGTAAAGGAAAAACAGCAAATGAGGGGTTTTCAGGTTTTTAAATGGAAAACAAATGACGAGTTTAAACAGAAGTAATAAAGACGGTTAGGTTGTGCATTAGAATTCCCTTATCCTCTCTTGTTGATGTATGATACCTTGTATGAATGGTCTTATCCTTATAATCTCACGGcgaattaacaaaaccgttataACTAGTCCCCtacgaaataactcactaaccattACTCAGAGATTTTTATCCCTAGTCTTCCAGCGTAAGCCGGGTTAGGCGATGTATAGAATGTTAATTCCCTATGCCACTACCCAGGGTCTcatatccctattcaaccagcgtaagtagAATAACtgccctaggtccaacacataggcTAACGGTCCATAATCCCTATGTGTCCAATATCAGATTAATAGAGTATctcaaataaaaaatattaagaaataaataaaattatcATTCAAAGGATTCATACAAAGTCAAACCAACATATAATGCCAACAAGATTGACTAAGGTTCATCAtcacacaacctaacctagaggagctTTAACTACTCATAATGAAAATTACAATACCAATTGAATAAAGAAGAATAACATATGAATTCCCTTAAAGGATTAGTCTTCAATCGCTTCCAATGCTCTCAAAATCACCCTTTGATGTTGTAAAATCGCGCTTCCATTGCAAGAATTCGTAACCCTTGTCAAACTGCTGAAAATCCCCTTAAAAGGCACACATAACAGGTCAGAAAAGCCCAGAAAAACACCCATCACGCGTGTTATACAAGCATCGCGCACACGATGTAACTTTTTCAACTCTATCGCGCACACCATGTAACTTTTTCAACTCTATCGCGCACATGATGACACACATGATTATTCCAGTAGCTGCGTCAAAATTCACCCCTTTTCACCAAAATTTTCACTAAGTCTCATTCTTCCATACTTGAGTATTTTTCACTCATTCTTgggtctttcttcttcattttggCTCATCTTTTGCTCGTTTTTCACCAATTTTTTGCCTAATTATATGCAATAATGGACTGCCATCACAACCCTAAACTTGAATATTTGCTTGTACTCAAGCAACTCACCTGCAATGCACATTTAAACAGACAATAAGTCGTACAATAACAATTAAACATCACCATATTTTGTCGTTACAGGATCATTTTTCCAACTTCCAATTTCTATCCGGCAAATTCAGAAAATATCCTCAACATTGACGAGTACTCAACCTGTCTCTCAACTCACTTTACTCGCACAATAGATAGGGTTATCACTCAATTAACATGCATAATAAATTATACttagcttgatcatgttctaatataGTTTATCATAGAAATCATAACACACACATAAAAGGTATTTTCAGGTTGTAACATGGCTTATGTTCGAATGAGATATTTTTAGGAAAGTgggtttaaacctttggagttaggtacaTCGTTCTCCTTCTATTATCGTACCGTTTCGTTCCTTTTTGTTGGTACTAGAGTTTTGGtcattcttttttatttttttcacttatttttttgaagaagtgactttttccacttcttattttctcaacatttttgaaattttgaccACTTAACTatagtaccccaaccccaaacttagaactttgctcacttccaagagcaaccccaaacttagaagtttgctcacttccaagagcaatCATAAACTTAATCTTTTTTATCCAACTTTAAGAAACAAAATTCTACCTAACTCCAAGGAGAGGATGGAAAGAAAGAATCTTTCAATCAAATGGTTGGGAGTTGTAGGCTACATCACTAAAATAAAGGCTTAGGCTCAAAGTGGCTAGCAAAGGATGTTCCTAATACTACAAGGTGGCTACAAAGGTtcaaagttataaacaaaaaaCTTTCCTTAATGTGTGTCATTCAAACTAGAAAACTTAATCAGACATAGATCAAACCAGATAAAATAAAATTGCACGGATACACTCAAAGAAAGAAAAAGTTAACAATGTAAATATTTTGGCTCAAACCTTACCATATGAGGTATCTGAAGCTTGAGTACAACTCCATTGATTATTTTCTCTTTCTTTGCCATCAAGTTGTCAATTTCTTTTATTATGATCAAGTTCAATGCTAAAGTTAAAACTTTCAATTTGAAAAAACATAAGCAGctacaaaaaaaattattaagGTCATAGAGATCTTCATGGAAAAATTTATGCTTGAGTAGCTACTTCCTCTTAGGTTGGCCTtgaattgaaaataaaataaattctGCTAAATAAAAACTAATTTAAAAATTGATGTGTTGCCTCTCATCTAATGCTTATTTTACGTTAATAGATTGACGATCCATACTAAGTTACATCAGGCGCAAGGGATACCCTCATGTCGATCACTTCACTTCTTCTTTGTCATGTGTCTCTCTTACTACCTCTTGCCTCCATATGATAGAAAGTCTCCAACTTTTTTTCACCCGGTTCCCAGTCATACACCTTGAAAACTACTTTCTTTTTATTTACCTTTAATATAAGTTCACCCGTTTCTACATCAATCTTGGCTTTCCCGGTTTCCAGGAATAACCATTCGAGAATAACAGATCTTCCTGAAGTTCCTTTTGTATCTAGCACTACAAAATCCATAGGAAATACCAATCCATCGAAATGTACTAATACGCCATGCAACATACCGGCCGATTGAGTAATAGATGAGTCAACTAGAGTGCGAGTCATGTTACTCCGTGTGATCTCACTCGCATTCAATTCTTTTACCATTTTCAATGGCATGAAATTTATGCTAGATCCAAGATCACACTGGGCATGTGGAATATTTACCTCACTGATATTACAATAAATAGTAAACTTCCCTGGATCTTTTAATTTTGGTGGAAACACTTGAGATTTTACCACTTCCTCGGTCATGTTTACATAATCCTTACTACCATCTCTTTTGTCCCCTTTAATAATGCCTTCATAAATTTAACAAATTTAGGCATCAGTTCTAAAATTTCATGGAACTAAAGACTTACCTAGAGATTTACTAGCATTTCCTTGAACTTTGCAAACATCGTCGCTTCATCCTCTTGAACAAGTTTCTTTTTTATTATAGGGAATTGTGGTTTAATGTAATACGGTAAAGGAGGATTTGGTTCGGTTAGGATTTGCTTCTTTGTTCTTCTCCAAAGAGATTTTTTATCAATGAAGTGATCAAGGGTGACTCCTCTTTCCTCTTCATCACCTAGATTCCCTATCTCTTTTCTTTCAGTCACACCTCCTTGAACTATTTTTTTGTTACCTTGTTCAATAAGTAGCTTTGACCCTGCATCAATAGCTTTGCATGTTTCGTTCTTAGGATTATTTATAGTGTTACCAGTAAATCCTCCACTCGTGCTATGCAAAGCTTTTATTTGTCAAGATAGTTGACCAATCGTCATCTCCATATTTTTTATAGACTTATCCTATTTCCTACCCATTTCCTCATGTTTTTTATTTACCTTCTCTAAACAAACCTGAGTCGCCTTGATGAAATTTTGTAAAGTCTATTGCAACTACGAAGGCTTCTTTTGGAAGTTGGGAGCTTGTTAGGTTTGTTTCATATCTTGGTTACCACTTTGGTTTTGATTGTTTCTCCAACGAAAATTCAGATGATCCTTCCATCTCGGATTGTAGGTATTGGAATAAGGGTTATTTTTCTGAAAATTTTCAAATTGGGCCTCTTCACTTACCCCTTCCAACGAAAAACTTATATTTTCATGTCCACCTCCACAAAACTCACACTTAAGTGTTTGTACCTGGCTTACGTTAGCTTTATTGAAGTAGCCTTCAACTAGCTACTTATTTAATAATTCAATCTAAGTTAATAATGCAATATGAGTATCAATAGTTAACATAACTTTGGGCGTGCCACTAGTTTCGAGCTTAACAAACCTTCCACTTTTAGAACGGTACTCATTCATGCACAGCTTTTCAATGAGGTCCTTTACATGTGGTTTGGTCATTTGTCTAATGGTGCCTCCCGTAGAAGCCTCTAGCAACATACGTGTTTGACTCTTGAGGCCTTTAATAAAATTTTGCATGTACTCCGTAGTGTTCATTTTGTGATTGGGGCATCTGCGTAGCAGTAACTTGAATCTCTCCCAAAAGTCATACAATGACTCGATGTCTTGTTGCTAAAAGTTGACAATCTCATCTATCTTCTCAGTAAACTGGCTAGTGGTGAAAAACCTTTCCAAGAACTTGTCCTCTAGATCCTGTCATGTTTGAATGGTTCTATTTGGAAAGCATAATAACCAATCTTTAGCCCTTCCAATGAGTGAGAAACCAAACAACCATAACTTTATCTGGTCGTCTGAGACACCATCAGGCTTGCACATCAAAGCGATTTTGTAGAAGCGTGCAAGATGAGCCCATGGATCTCTGATAGCATTCTCGTCAAACAAATTGTCTCTTAGACCTAAAAGCACATAATTTTTAATATCAAAGTTAACAGGGTCTCCCGATACAAACCCTCTAGAAATAAGTCCTTCATAAGTCAGTTTGCAATAATCCCCCATAGTGAGGGGTTGTGGTGCTGCCATGTTATCCTCCTCTTCATAATCCGAAAAAAGTATTGGTGGATCAACTTCAACCAGACTCGCTTCTCTAGCTGCTTTCCTTAGAGCATGTGCCTTTATTTCAATTTCCAGATCAAATGGTAGTAATGATGATCCTGACATGCGCATACAAAAacagaaaatacctcagtagcactatgataaacaaagaaataaacaaaaagcaataaaaactaagaaaaataaaataCGTTGCACAAAGCGTTGCCCTATTGCAAATCAAcagtccccgacaacggtgccaaaaacttgatgacttctcaGTAAGTGTATCGATTATGTCgcagtaataaaaagatcgaacCCACAAGGACGGTGTTCGAACAAGTCAACAATTGTGCAATATAAAGGAAAAATAGTAAATGGGGGTTTTCAGATTTTTAAACGGAAAAAATGACGAGTTTAAACATAAGTAATAAAGACGATCAAGTTGTGCATTAGAATCCCCTTATCCTCTCTTGTTGATGTATGATACCTTGTATGAATGGTCTTATCCTTATAATATCACGATAAATTAACAAAACCTTTATAGCCAGTCCCCCACGAAATAGCTCACTAACAGTCACTCAAAGGTTTCTATCCCTAGTCCGCCAACGTAAGCAGGGTTAGGCGATGTATAGAACGTTAATTCTTTGTGCCACTACTCGGGatctcctatccctattcaaccagcgtaagtagAACAATTACCACAGGTCCAACACATAGGCTAAGGATTAGTAATCCTTATGTGTCTAATATCAGATTAACAAAGCATCTCaaataaaaagcattaagaataagcaacaattgaataaaattataattcaaaggattcataaaaagtcaaaccaacatataatgccaacaagattgaataaggttcatcatcacacaacctaacctagagggTCTTTAGCTACTCATAATGAAAATTATAATAACAATTGAATAAAGAAGAATAACATATGAATTCCCTTAAAGGATTGGCCTCCAATGGCTTCCAATGCTTTGAAAATCACCATTTTATGTTGTAAAATCGTGCTTCCAAAATCCCCTTAAAAACACTCAGAACGTGTTAGAACGCGTCATAAAAAGCCCAAAAAAACACACATCGCGCATGTTATACAAGCATTACACACGCGATGTAACTTTTTCAACTC containing:
- the LOC127082644 gene encoding remorin 4.1, whose amino-acid sequence is MENRLNQRRVSFSSPQSNKQTGDDEFETAVAAAAFSIYSLEEAGILDLKKIRDSQKFSKNQSMRGKEENIPKQPSYGETSMKMAFRQETRTREGALPLRSSSGISPIGGYQKQKGIIIHNKNDKAKAEAWEKAKIQKIQKRYEKMKLQILSWEGEKRIQAKIQMERKKNELDHQRENVIEHYKRKIARLDMIGQRAIKELEDERRKEELKVKEKANKIRKTGRMPVTCFCFKSLKFHI